From a single Streptomyces sp. 1331.2 genomic region:
- a CDS encoding ferritin-like domain-containing protein: MLSTRSLFNEIYRNDQAYQLFCSIAAGGEDQGGWENERITTLTSDPVLAPKIARHGADERKHGRIFTQLLSKRGLPKVPVPAEADYCMLLERQGVGLSHERLNSDVPLTEREIITYLAHSRVTEQRAAEQMRQLVKVYGDNPELGRAMRMISADEDNHLAYCHEELLRLKAEGHGPYIRHALETSARGEIRTHRDVGLAVTARMARILRWPRWQLAVVTLGVHALYLYDLAYGWRRMVTLRMPERRNALGTPAPPHAEHELL, translated from the coding sequence GTGCTGAGCACCCGATCGCTCTTCAACGAGATCTACCGGAACGACCAGGCCTACCAGCTGTTCTGCAGCATCGCGGCCGGCGGCGAGGACCAGGGCGGCTGGGAGAACGAGCGGATCACCACTCTCACCAGTGATCCGGTCCTCGCCCCGAAGATCGCCCGGCACGGCGCCGACGAACGCAAGCACGGCCGGATCTTCACCCAGCTGCTGAGCAAGCGCGGCCTGCCCAAGGTGCCGGTCCCGGCCGAGGCCGACTACTGCATGCTGCTGGAGCGCCAGGGCGTCGGCCTCTCCCACGAACGGCTGAACAGCGACGTCCCGCTGACCGAGCGCGAGATCATCACCTACCTCGCGCACAGCCGGGTCACCGAGCAGCGCGCCGCCGAGCAGATGCGCCAGCTGGTCAAGGTGTACGGCGACAACCCCGAGCTCGGCCGGGCGATGCGGATGATCTCCGCCGACGAGGACAACCACCTCGCGTACTGCCACGAGGAGCTGCTGCGGCTGAAGGCCGAGGGCCACGGCCCGTACATCCGGCACGCCCTGGAGACGAGCGCCCGCGGCGAGATCCGCACCCACCGGGACGTCGGCCTCGCGGTGACCGCCCGGATGGCGCGGATCCTGCGCTGGCCACGCTGGCAGCTGGCCGTGGTCACCCTCGGGGTGCACGCGCTCTACCTGTACGACCTCGCCTACGGCTGGCGCCGGATGGTCACCCTGCGGATGCCGGAGCGCCGCAACGCCCTGGGCACCCCGGCCCCGCCGCACGCGGAGCACGAGCTGCTCTGA
- the folE gene encoding GTP cyclohydrolase I FolE codes for MIDPVTLDGPPAVGAFDQKRAENAIRELLLAVGEDPDREGLLETPARVARAYKEIFAGLWQEPEDVLTTTFDLGHDEMVLVKDIELTSVCEHHLVPFRGVAHVGYIPSTSGKITGLSKLARLVDVYARRPQVQERLTSQVADALMRILEPRGAIVVVECEHMCMSMRGIRKPGAKTITSCVRGQLRDAATRAEAMSLIIGR; via the coding sequence ATGATCGACCCGGTGACGCTCGACGGTCCGCCCGCCGTCGGTGCCTTCGACCAGAAGCGGGCCGAGAACGCCATCCGCGAGCTGCTGCTCGCCGTCGGGGAGGACCCGGACCGCGAGGGCCTGCTGGAGACCCCGGCCCGGGTGGCGCGTGCCTACAAGGAGATATTCGCGGGCCTCTGGCAGGAGCCGGAGGACGTCCTCACCACGACCTTCGACCTCGGCCACGACGAGATGGTGCTGGTCAAGGACATCGAGCTGACGTCGGTCTGCGAGCACCACCTGGTGCCGTTCCGCGGCGTGGCGCACGTCGGCTACATCCCGTCCACCAGCGGAAAGATCACCGGCCTGTCCAAGCTGGCCCGGCTGGTCGACGTCTACGCCCGCCGGCCGCAGGTGCAGGAACGGCTCACCAGCCAGGTGGCCGACGCGCTGATGCGGATCCTGGAGCCGCGCGGGGCGATCGTCGTGGTCGAGTGCGAGCACATGTGCATGTCGATGCGCGGCATCCGCAAGCCCGGCGCCAAGACCATCACCTCGTGCGTGCGCGGCCAGCTGCGCGACGCGGCCACCCGGGCCGAGGCGATGAGCCTCATCATCGGCCGGTAA